DNA sequence from the Cucumis melo cultivar AY chromosome 6, USDA_Cmelo_AY_1.0, whole genome shotgun sequence genome:
TTTTCGCCATATTTAAATTCAACACCAAAGTCACCCTTAGTGTAGTGcaatctctttttgtttttatatgatgtaacattaaatttattttcattcaTGAGCTTAAAGTTTTGATCCAATGGATGATTTAACATGGTCTTTAAGTGGATGGTCTAGGTGATCCTCTATTCAAACTTATGCAATGTTAGTTCCTTTtcaattaatattgattttccCTTGTTATTATGTATATTTTAAGCCGACAAATGAGGGGAGTGTTAGATAAAAAATTCGAGGAGTTAACATTGCTTCTTGTTGCTACCTTTGAACTGTTCAATTTCCAGGTCGACTTTTAAAGTATTGACTTCTCATTTTAGGTAAAGGGACTGTCTAACGTCAAAGAGGAAGTCTATGGGGCTCTTGATTCCTTCATTGCCTGGGAACTAGAGTTTCCTCTTATTACAGTAAAGAAAGCCCTGAAGACCTTAGAGAACCAAAGAGAATGGAAGAGGATAATTCAGGTACATTCGTACATGTTTCTTTCAGTTCCATTCTTGCTCTGCCCTTTTGTCCCGAGGATGATGCCAACGAAATGAGTTAATCGAAATGAGTGCACTATTGTAGTTGACGAAATGGATGTTAAGTAAAGGCCAGGGAAGAACAATGGGAAGCTATTTTACGCTATTAAATGCATTAGTTGAAGATGGAAGACTTGATGAAGCTGAAGAGCTTTGGAACAAATTGTTTTCTCAGTATTTGGAGAGCATGCCTCGCATATTCTTTCATAAAATGATATCTCTCTACTACGATCGGGCAATGCACGACAAGTTATTTGAGGTATTTCGTTTTATTGCTACATAAATAGTTCCTGCATTTGTCACAAATCTCTACCCATTCCTGCCACTCCAAATTGATTAAAAAAGGGTTAAAAGTTATGAAGCTTATGATACATGGTGCCGATATATCATTTGTAGTTCAATCATATTGGATTCCATGGATAATGAAATTTAACTATGATTGACTTAGGTATTTGCTGATATGGAGGAACTTGGGGTTCAACCAAATATGGCAATTGTCACTAAGGTTGGAAACATTTTCCAAGAATTGGGTATGCTCGATAAATATGAAAAACTAATGAAGAAGTATCCCCCACCAAAATGGGAATATCGTTACATCAAAGGAAAACGTGTCAAAATACGAACCAAGTATCTGTCTGAAAATGGTAATTCCATGAATGGTTTAAGTGAGCAAAACAAAATGGAGCATAGTTCAACAAATTCATTAGATGAAGCTGAAATAACTTCCGAAGATTCCAGTCTCGAAGATGATGAGGAAATCGGCAAAGATCCAGATGAAATTCTGGAAGATGAACATATGTGGAGCAAATCCAATTTTGAGCATGATTTCATGGGGCTTGGGCAATTGtaaatatatacacacattGTAGTTACTTGTCGAAGTTTTTCATAGTGTAGACTTTTATATTTCTGTTCTTATTATTTTGTAGTTTGAATGGATGGGATGATACTTGATCATAGAGCCAGTTCCCTTTATTTCAGCCTTGAATATTATAGTCCCCGATCCAACATATGCCTAGGCCTATGATGAACTAGGGAACAATTCTTGGattaaatttttcattaacAAAATATACGAACGTTGATCTATCCATAAAAAATCATGCAAtactttatttgaaaaatagattttcaaccaTCTGTCCACGTTGATCTCACAAGAAATCACACaatattttgtttgaaaaatacATTCTCAATAATCTGTTCACGTAGAATTCACAAGAAATTGCATGATATTTTTGGAATTATATTCTAACCATTCGCAAAAACTTAGGAGTAGACCCATTACAAGTGATAGGAGTAAATTTAAACCAGTTCTACAGTGATTTTGAAAATGTATTATGTTTCATGGTGATTTTGAAAATGTGAGAAGTGATTATAAAAACTTCTAATCATTTGCTAAAATTACCGAACATGTGAACTAATTGCTTGAGAATAGGGGCAATAAATATTGGTTTGATACTCTAACATAATCTGTTTAAAAGTCACTCTCGTCGCCGTAAAACTTCTAAATTGATATAGagacaaaaaaggaaaaagaaaaatggttcTAATGCTCTATCACTGTGTGGAAGGGGCCATTTACCCGCGGGAGGGGGTTGGTTGTCTCACTAAATAACAGAATAGCTTTTCATTCATCATCAGAGCCAGAGCCCTCCGAACTTGAACTCTGCTTATGTGCCTTTCCATTGGCAACAGGGCCCTTCTTTTTCACATCTTGTTCATCAGCTTCGTCTTCGCTGTACTCGCTCTCGTAATCATCGTATTCTTCCTCAtcattttcctcttcctcttcaatTCCATCTTCCATGCTTGGTCCTTCTTCTGTCATAAGGCCACCACGGGTACCCGCACGTGTTCGTTtcaatattttcaatttcagGTTTGTTTTGTTATCACAACCTATCCAAGAATCACACAGGCAGTAACAAGTTAAATTGTAGTTCCCCTCAGCTGGGGCGTGGAACTTGCCTAGAACCAATCTAGATCCTGCTTTTACTTTCTCCACTGCTTCCCTAACTGCTGCACTGGTTTCCCTTACACTTGCTCCAGATCCCTCCATTTGTTCCTCAATAGCCTTGGAGGCAGCGGTTATGGCCGTAGCTTCATCCATGAAACTGACCTTCTGATAAAACCACACATTATTTGAATTCGGATCTGCAAGCAAGAACCAGAAGTTCTCTTCTTTGTGAAATGGGTAGTAGGGAGCATGCGGGAGAGCACCCACCAACCCGTTTCGTCGTTCAAGTGTCACCCAAGCCTGAATGGTGACAGTATCACCCTCTTGGATACCTTCTTCACCTTCTGTTTCACATGAGATAGTAACTGTAACTGATGGCATCATTTCCAGCACCGTTTCAACATCTTGTACTTCAGCAGGCGAGAATCCACCGACCTGAGCTAGCAGATCAGCACGCTCATCTTGACCCAGTTTTTGAAGATCCTCAAACGCTCTCACTTTCTACATTAGTaccaaaaagaagaaatatgcaTTAGGGTGGCAGAAAACTACGGAAGGAATGAAAAGTGAACGTGAATACAATGCGTTTAAGAATAGGCAATAGTTTGCTGAACTCCTCcgctaaaaataataataacaaactACAAGTGGCATACTTCAAAATTATGTAGTCCAACCTACCTTGCGGGATATCTTTTTGACAACGGCCTCACTAAAATGCGGCAACTGTAGAAATGGTGCAATACCTTCAGAAGATCCTCCAGTAGCCTTTCTTGAACTGAGAGGAACAGCCTACATTCAACATGTAATACGGATCAAGATAAACTAATGATGGCCAAAGCTTGTGTGATATACTCGACAGACAAGGTACATGGGTTCTGTACCACTACTGCAGTAATTCTAAAAAATAGAAGGATCCAGATATGCCTTGAAAAGATAATATTCATGTGGCTTCCAAAGCATTTGTGAGAAATTTACAATGACAATACCACCATCAAAATATATTACCTGAATGACACATTGTGTGAGCTCAATGACCCCAGTAGCAGGACGTAGCCATCCTTGTCCTTGGACATTACGTGGGATCAGTGCCATCTGAGCACCAGAAGATAGTTAAGCATATTAGATTATCACACATTCTTTTTGTCAAATTAGTAACTAGAAAAATAAAGAGCTacaaaacctttttttttaaataacaataataagtAACTAAAAACTTAAGAGGTAAAAGTCTATCTAGGAACAAAAATGGCATATGACACGACAGCTTCGTAGGACTGAAACAAAACCACGTCAGAGATGAGAACGTCTGGCAAAAATAGGAAGAAGACGGAACCATTCTAAAAGGAGCTACACACTTAATTACATGAAATCATGATACAACACAAAACTCAACACTAAATGCAGTTGGAAAAATTCAAAGATATTAAAATACAGTTAACTTTGGACTAGTATTCTTCATCACACCTTCATTAATTCTTCAAGAAGGCGGGGAGCAAGTTCCAGCACATGTTTAAAGTCAGCGTTCAAAGGTGGAGGCAGGTTGGCAAATTCACGAGTTAATTGAGCTTGGATCAACAATTGTGTCTGAATGTAAAAGAGCAAAGGTGTAAATCAAAATGACAAAGGTAAGAACAAATCTAAGTCACCGAACAAAGTCACACTGAGAAGAAGTTACTTTAACAAGGGCTGGATGTTGCTTCCAAAACTTCGCCTGCTCTTGTTTAATGTTCTTAAGGTCAAGATTCAACTCACTCCTAACTAGTCCAAATATCTTTTGAAGAGGGTCATTATCAGTTCTACGAACTGGCATTTCCACATACTCAGCTGCCTTTATGAAGACATCCATTACTTTGCTGTGT
Encoded proteins:
- the LOC103484127 gene encoding pentatricopeptide repeat-containing protein At4g21190, producing MRIIFTSMTHYLAQATLASFSASYRMLTLVYTFPVTSKRIESVNFSWCPSSSVVCAAKGPRPRYPRVWKTRKRIGTISKAAKLVDCVKGLSNVKEEVYGALDSFIAWELEFPLITVKKALKTLENQREWKRIIQLTKWMLSKGQGRTMGSYFTLLNALVEDGRLDEAEELWNKLFSQYLESMPRIFFHKMISLYYDRAMHDKLFEVFADMEELGVQPNMAIVTKVGNIFQELGMLDKYEKLMKKYPPPKWEYRYIKGKRVKIRTKYLSENGNSMNGLSEQNKMEHSSTNSLDEAEITSEDSSLEDDEEIGKDPDEILEDEHMWSKSNFEHDFMGLGQL
- the LOC103484128 gene encoding dnaJ protein ERDJ2A; the encoded protein is MATSEENSALFPIFILTIMALPLVPYTILKLCRAASKKAKIIHCQCSECSRSGKYRKSIFKRIANFSTYSNLTLVLLWIFMFVLVYYIKNISREIQVFEPFSILGLETGASEADIKKAYRRLSILYHPDKNPDPEAHKYFVEFISKAYQALTDPISRENYEKYGHPDGKQGFQMGIALPQFLLNIDGASGGILLLWIVGVCIILPLVIAVIYLSRSSKYTGNYVMRQTLSTYYYFMKPSLAPSKVMDVFIKAAEYVEMPVRRTDNDPLQKIFGLVRSELNLDLKNIKQEQAKFWKQHPALVKTQLLIQAQLTREFANLPPPLNADFKHVLELAPRLLEELMKMALIPRNVQGQGWLRPATGVIELTQCVIQAVPLSSRKATGGSSEGIAPFLQLPHFSEAVVKKISRKKVRAFEDLQKLGQDERADLLAQVGGFSPAEVQDVETVLEMMPSVTVTISCETEGEEGIQEGDTVTIQAWVTLERRNGLVGALPHAPYYPFHKEENFWFLLADPNSNNVWFYQKVSFMDEATAITAASKAIEEQMEGSGASVRETSAAVREAVEKVKAGSRLVLGKFHAPAEGNYNLTCYCLCDSWIGCDNKTNLKLKILKRTRAGTRGGLMTEEGPSMEDGIEEEEENDEEEYDDYESEYSEDEADEQDVKKKGPVANGKAHKQSSSSEGSGSDDE